A window of Methanocaldococcus vulcanius M7 genomic DNA:
AAACAAACAAGTGCCTCCTCATACTTCCCAAGTTTTCCAAGCATGTGTGCTTTAAATAAATATGCAGGGATAAAATTAGGAGATAGTGAAATTAACCTATCACAGCACTTTATTAATTCTTCATATCTCCCAGAAAAGCAGAGGCATAATGCTTTAAAGAAGAATGCGGTTGCAAATTTCTCTTCAATATTTAATGACTTCTCATAACATTTTAATGCCTCATCTAAATTACCCATAATCTCGTAAAGTTGTCCAAGAAGTGCATATGCAATTGGATCGTTTGAATTTGAAGTTATTTCTTTTAGGCATTCTATTGCTTTTCCAACCTCTCCTAAGATTGCCAAAGATATTGCTTTTAAAAATTTTGCAAATTTAAATTTTGGATTAATTTCAAGAGCCATATCTATGCAATAAAGAGATTCCAATAGATCCCCCCTATCCCTACACTCATATGACTTTAAAAGATACGTTAATGATGCCAATACATCCGTTTCTCTCAGATCTCTTTCAAATTCTTTCTTACTATCA
This region includes:
- a CDS encoding tetratricopeptide repeat protein, translating into MELENKDDSKKEFERDLRETDVLASLTYLLKSYECRDRGDLLESLYCIDMALEINPKFKFAKFLKAISLAILGEVGKAIECLKEITSNSNDPIAYALLGQLYEIMGNLDEALKCYEKSLNIEEKFATAFFFKALCLCFSGRYEELIKCCDRLISLSPNFIPAYLFKAHMLGKLGKYEEALVCLDKVLEINENDRNAIYLKALLLKRVGKLNEALKYYEKLIDELNVRWLGVIRDAIYLCFLFNKLEKAKKYIEMGLELRPNDPSLWYFKGRLYEKQGDLEKALKYYDKAIKLMPHHTKALLGKARVLEKLGRIEESVEYYNMALDR